Proteins from one Limanda limanda chromosome 4, fLimLim1.1, whole genome shotgun sequence genomic window:
- the tfap2c gene encoding transcription factor AP-2 gamma isoform X4, with the protein MSVLERIDWRERHDGSSNGNPRLPHLPAVSQHLYSPSPALSHSASSDFQPPYFPPPYQPINYPQSGDPYSHLGDPFNINSLHQSPASNQQQWPGRQGQDGLGSHARSGLASQILGLDGGSSGGRREGFRRPELLPPHAHSLESSGIGDSMGMHDMGHGLEDVQHVDDHSIIMADQTVIKKGPITLPKGNALGLPFQKESLLGMVSNPTEVFCSVPGRLSLLSSTSKYKVTVAEVQRRLSPPECLNASLLGGVLRRAKSKNGGRSLREKLDKIGLNLPAGRRKAANVTLLTSLVEGEAVHLARDFGYVCETEFPAKAIAEYLGRPHVERNEVNSRKNMLLAAKQICKEFTDLLTQDRSPLGNSRPAPIMEQGIQGCLTHFSLITHGFGSPAICAAMTSLQNYLNEALKQVDKMYLSSGNDTQGSSDSGSKSADKMDKHRK; encoded by the exons ATGTCTGTGCTGGAGAGGATAGACTGGAGG GAAAGACACGATGGCAGCAGCAACGGGAACCCGCGGCTGCCTCACCTGCCGGCAGTCAGCCAGCACCTCTACAGCCCGTCCCCGGCCCTCTCCCACTCGGCCAGCTCGGACTTCCAGCCCCCCTACTTCCCCCCACCCTACCAGCCCATCAACTACCCGCAGTCCGGAGACCCGTACTCCCACCTGGGCGACCCCTTCAACATCAACTCCCTGCACCAGTCGCCGGCGTCGAACCAGCAGCAGTGGCCCGGCCGCCAGGGCCAGGACGGGCTGGGCTCGCACGCACGGAGCGGCCTGGCGAGTCAGATCCTGGGCCTGGACGGAGGCTCCTCcggggggaggagggaagggTTCCGCCGGCcggagctgctccccccgcACGCACACAGCCTCGAGTCGTCGGGGATCGGGGACAGCATGGGCATGCATGACATGGGCCACGGACTGGAGGATGTTCAA CATGTAGATGACCACAGTATTATAATGGCCGATCAGACAGTCATCAAGAAAG GTCCCATCACTCTGCCCAAAGGAAATGCGCTGGGTCTTCCCTTCCAGAAAGAGTCCCTGCTGGGCATGGTGTCAAATCCCACCGAGGTGTTCTGCTCCGTCCCGGGCCGCCTCTCCCTGCTGAGCTCCACTTCCAAGTACAAGGTCACCGTGGCCGAGGTCCAGAGACGCCTGTCACCCCCCGAGTGTCTCAACGCATCGCTGCTGGGAGGCGTTTTACGCAG AGCCAAGTCAAAAAATGGCGGGCGTTCCCTGAGAGAAAAGCTGGATAAAATTGGGCTGAACCTGCCGGCAGGAAGGAGGAAGGCCGCCAACGTCACCCTGCTTACCTCACTCGTAGAAG GTGAAGCTGTTCATTTAGCGAGAGACTTCGGTTACGTGTGTGAGACGGAGTTCCCTGCGAAGGCGATCGCTGAATACCTCGGCCGGCCGCACGTAGAACGCAACGAGGTCAACTCTCGGAAGAACATGCTCCTCGCTGCCAA GCAAATCTGCAAGGAGTTCACCGACCTGCTCACTCAGGATCGATCGCCTCTGGGGAACTCTCGGCCGGCTCCCATCATGGAGCAGGGAATCCAAGGCTGCCTGACCCACTTCAGCCTCATCACTCACGGCTTCGGCTCTCCGGCCATCTGCGCCGCCATGACCTCGCTGCAGAACTACCTGAACGAGGCGCTCAAACAAGTGGACAAGATGTACCTGAGCTCAGGCAACGACACCCAGGGATCCTCAGACAGTGGAAGCAAATCTGCCGACAAAATGGACAAGCACAGGAAATGA
- the tfap2c gene encoding transcription factor AP-2 gamma isoform X3, whose product MLWKLADNVKYEDDCEERHDGSSNGNPRLPHLPAVSQHLYSPSPALSHSASSDFQPPYFPPPYQPINYPQSGDPYSHLGDPFNINSLHQSPASNQQQWPGRQGQDGLGSHARSGLASQILGLDGGSSGGRREGFRRPELLPPHAHSLESSGIGDSMGMHDMGHGLEDVQHVDDHSIIMADQTVIKKGPITLPKGNALGLPFQKESLLGMVSNPTEVFCSVPGRLSLLSSTSKYKVTVAEVQRRLSPPECLNASLLGGVLRRAKSKNGGRSLREKLDKIGLNLPAGRRKAANVTLLTSLVEGEAVHLARDFGYVCETEFPAKAIAEYLGRPHVERNEVNSRKNMLLAAKQICKEFTDLLTQDRSPLGNSRPAPIMEQGIQGCLTHFSLITHGFGSPAICAAMTSLQNYLNEALKQVDKMYLSSGNDTQGSSDSGSKSADKMDKHRK is encoded by the exons ATGTTGTGGAAATTAGCCGACAACGTGAAGTATGAGGATGACTGCGAG GAAAGACACGATGGCAGCAGCAACGGGAACCCGCGGCTGCCTCACCTGCCGGCAGTCAGCCAGCACCTCTACAGCCCGTCCCCGGCCCTCTCCCACTCGGCCAGCTCGGACTTCCAGCCCCCCTACTTCCCCCCACCCTACCAGCCCATCAACTACCCGCAGTCCGGAGACCCGTACTCCCACCTGGGCGACCCCTTCAACATCAACTCCCTGCACCAGTCGCCGGCGTCGAACCAGCAGCAGTGGCCCGGCCGCCAGGGCCAGGACGGGCTGGGCTCGCACGCACGGAGCGGCCTGGCGAGTCAGATCCTGGGCCTGGACGGAGGCTCCTCcggggggaggagggaagggTTCCGCCGGCcggagctgctccccccgcACGCACACAGCCTCGAGTCGTCGGGGATCGGGGACAGCATGGGCATGCATGACATGGGCCACGGACTGGAGGATGTTCAA CATGTAGATGACCACAGTATTATAATGGCCGATCAGACAGTCATCAAGAAAG GTCCCATCACTCTGCCCAAAGGAAATGCGCTGGGTCTTCCCTTCCAGAAAGAGTCCCTGCTGGGCATGGTGTCAAATCCCACCGAGGTGTTCTGCTCCGTCCCGGGCCGCCTCTCCCTGCTGAGCTCCACTTCCAAGTACAAGGTCACCGTGGCCGAGGTCCAGAGACGCCTGTCACCCCCCGAGTGTCTCAACGCATCGCTGCTGGGAGGCGTTTTACGCAG AGCCAAGTCAAAAAATGGCGGGCGTTCCCTGAGAGAAAAGCTGGATAAAATTGGGCTGAACCTGCCGGCAGGAAGGAGGAAGGCCGCCAACGTCACCCTGCTTACCTCACTCGTAGAAG GTGAAGCTGTTCATTTAGCGAGAGACTTCGGTTACGTGTGTGAGACGGAGTTCCCTGCGAAGGCGATCGCTGAATACCTCGGCCGGCCGCACGTAGAACGCAACGAGGTCAACTCTCGGAAGAACATGCTCCTCGCTGCCAA GCAAATCTGCAAGGAGTTCACCGACCTGCTCACTCAGGATCGATCGCCTCTGGGGAACTCTCGGCCGGCTCCCATCATGGAGCAGGGAATCCAAGGCTGCCTGACCCACTTCAGCCTCATCACTCACGGCTTCGGCTCTCCGGCCATCTGCGCCGCCATGACCTCGCTGCAGAACTACCTGAACGAGGCGCTCAAACAAGTGGACAAGATGTACCTGAGCTCAGGCAACGACACCCAGGGATCCTCAGACAGTGGAAGCAAATCTGCCGACAAAATGGACAAGCACAGGAAATGA
- the tfap2c gene encoding transcription factor AP-2 gamma isoform X2: MLWKLADNVKYEDDCEERHDGSSNGNPRLPHLPAVSQHLYSPSPALSHSASSDFQPPYFPPPYQPINYPQSGDPYSHLGDPFNINSLHQSPASNQQQWPGRQGQDGLGSHARSGLASQILGLDGGSSGGRREGFRRPELLPPHAHSLESSGIGDSMGMHDMGHGLEDVQHVDDHSIIMADQTVIKKVLGLRGGRNLDRLQRTYYQGGVLAGPITLPKGNALGLPFQKESLLGMVSNPTEVFCSVPGRLSLLSSTSKYKVTVAEVQRRLSPPECLNASLLGGVLRRAKSKNGGRSLREKLDKIGLNLPAGRRKAANVTLLTSLVEGEAVHLARDFGYVCETEFPAKAIAEYLGRPHVERNEVNSRKNMLLAAKQICKEFTDLLTQDRSPLGNSRPAPIMEQGIQGCLTHFSLITHGFGSPAICAAMTSLQNYLNEALKQVDKMYLSSGNDTQGSSDSGSKSADKMDKHRK; encoded by the exons ATGTTGTGGAAATTAGCCGACAACGTGAAGTATGAGGATGACTGCGAG GAAAGACACGATGGCAGCAGCAACGGGAACCCGCGGCTGCCTCACCTGCCGGCAGTCAGCCAGCACCTCTACAGCCCGTCCCCGGCCCTCTCCCACTCGGCCAGCTCGGACTTCCAGCCCCCCTACTTCCCCCCACCCTACCAGCCCATCAACTACCCGCAGTCCGGAGACCCGTACTCCCACCTGGGCGACCCCTTCAACATCAACTCCCTGCACCAGTCGCCGGCGTCGAACCAGCAGCAGTGGCCCGGCCGCCAGGGCCAGGACGGGCTGGGCTCGCACGCACGGAGCGGCCTGGCGAGTCAGATCCTGGGCCTGGACGGAGGCTCCTCcggggggaggagggaagggTTCCGCCGGCcggagctgctccccccgcACGCACACAGCCTCGAGTCGTCGGGGATCGGGGACAGCATGGGCATGCATGACATGGGCCACGGACTGGAGGATGTTCAA CATGTAGATGACCACAGTATTATAATGGCCGATCAGACAGTCATCAAGAAAG TATTAGGACTACGAGGTGGCAGGAACCTTGATCGCTTACAGAGGACTTATTATCAGGGGGGCGTTCTTGCGG GTCCCATCACTCTGCCCAAAGGAAATGCGCTGGGTCTTCCCTTCCAGAAAGAGTCCCTGCTGGGCATGGTGTCAAATCCCACCGAGGTGTTCTGCTCCGTCCCGGGCCGCCTCTCCCTGCTGAGCTCCACTTCCAAGTACAAGGTCACCGTGGCCGAGGTCCAGAGACGCCTGTCACCCCCCGAGTGTCTCAACGCATCGCTGCTGGGAGGCGTTTTACGCAG AGCCAAGTCAAAAAATGGCGGGCGTTCCCTGAGAGAAAAGCTGGATAAAATTGGGCTGAACCTGCCGGCAGGAAGGAGGAAGGCCGCCAACGTCACCCTGCTTACCTCACTCGTAGAAG GTGAAGCTGTTCATTTAGCGAGAGACTTCGGTTACGTGTGTGAGACGGAGTTCCCTGCGAAGGCGATCGCTGAATACCTCGGCCGGCCGCACGTAGAACGCAACGAGGTCAACTCTCGGAAGAACATGCTCCTCGCTGCCAA GCAAATCTGCAAGGAGTTCACCGACCTGCTCACTCAGGATCGATCGCCTCTGGGGAACTCTCGGCCGGCTCCCATCATGGAGCAGGGAATCCAAGGCTGCCTGACCCACTTCAGCCTCATCACTCACGGCTTCGGCTCTCCGGCCATCTGCGCCGCCATGACCTCGCTGCAGAACTACCTGAACGAGGCGCTCAAACAAGTGGACAAGATGTACCTGAGCTCAGGCAACGACACCCAGGGATCCTCAGACAGTGGAAGCAAATCTGCCGACAAAATGGACAAGCACAGGAAATGA
- the LOC133000517 gene encoding phospholipase A and acyltransferase 4-like isoform X2 translates to MAQTCNAKPGDLIAITHLLYKHWVVYIGGDEVVHFGKGGGSSGSFGSSCSSGRGIVKREKFTKVDGYPDGHVNNLLDEKYVARDPSIIVKEACAMVGPLPKYDVAGYNCEHFATEMRYGKAESRQVRNATIVATAGYTAGTLAAAAGTGAALAVGAPVIVAGCVVGGVVALCGAAMGFDDLLS, encoded by the exons ATGGCACAAACG tgtaATGCAAAACCAGGAGACCTGATCGCGATAACCCATTTGCTCTATAAGCACTGGGTTGTCTACATTGGAGGGGATGAAGTGGTTCATTTCGGTAAAG gtgGTGGCTCATCTGGCTCATTTGGCTCATCTTGCTCATCTGGCCGCGGAATAGTGAAGCGTGAGAAGTTCACCAAAGTGGACGGCTATCCCGATGGCCATGTCAACAATCTGCTGGATGAAAAGTACGTTGCTCGTGACCCTTCCATCATAGTGAAGGAGGCCTGTGCGATGGTGGGCCCACTGCCAAAGTACGACGTTGCCGGTTACAACTGTGAGCACTTTGCTACCGAGATGCGATACGGCAAGGCAGAGTCTCGACAG GTGAGAAATGCCACTATTGTTGCCACCGCCGGCTACACCGCAGGCACCCTAGCCGCCGCAGCCGGCACAGGCGCCGCACTCGCCGTCGGAGCCCCCGTTATTGTTGCAGGATGCGTAGTAGGTGGGGTAGTGGCTCTCTGTGGTGCTGCGATGGGCTTTGATGATTTGTTGTCttaa
- the tfap2c gene encoding transcription factor AP-2 gamma isoform X1 — MLWKLADNVKYEDDCEERHDGSSNGNPRLPHLPAVSQHLYSPSPALSHSASSDFQPPYFPPPYQPINYPQSGDPYSHLGDPFNINSLHQSPASNQQQWPGRQGQDGLGSHARSGLASQILGLDGGSSGGRREGFRRPELLPPHAHSLESSGIGDSMGMHDMGHGLEDVQHVDDHSIIMADQTVIKKVLGLRGGRNLDRLQRTYYQGGVLAGEDEGPITLPKGNALGLPFQKESLLGMVSNPTEVFCSVPGRLSLLSSTSKYKVTVAEVQRRLSPPECLNASLLGGVLRRAKSKNGGRSLREKLDKIGLNLPAGRRKAANVTLLTSLVEGEAVHLARDFGYVCETEFPAKAIAEYLGRPHVERNEVNSRKNMLLAAKQICKEFTDLLTQDRSPLGNSRPAPIMEQGIQGCLTHFSLITHGFGSPAICAAMTSLQNYLNEALKQVDKMYLSSGNDTQGSSDSGSKSADKMDKHRK, encoded by the exons ATGTTGTGGAAATTAGCCGACAACGTGAAGTATGAGGATGACTGCGAG GAAAGACACGATGGCAGCAGCAACGGGAACCCGCGGCTGCCTCACCTGCCGGCAGTCAGCCAGCACCTCTACAGCCCGTCCCCGGCCCTCTCCCACTCGGCCAGCTCGGACTTCCAGCCCCCCTACTTCCCCCCACCCTACCAGCCCATCAACTACCCGCAGTCCGGAGACCCGTACTCCCACCTGGGCGACCCCTTCAACATCAACTCCCTGCACCAGTCGCCGGCGTCGAACCAGCAGCAGTGGCCCGGCCGCCAGGGCCAGGACGGGCTGGGCTCGCACGCACGGAGCGGCCTGGCGAGTCAGATCCTGGGCCTGGACGGAGGCTCCTCcggggggaggagggaagggTTCCGCCGGCcggagctgctccccccgcACGCACACAGCCTCGAGTCGTCGGGGATCGGGGACAGCATGGGCATGCATGACATGGGCCACGGACTGGAGGATGTTCAA CATGTAGATGACCACAGTATTATAATGGCCGATCAGACAGTCATCAAGAAAG TATTAGGACTACGAGGTGGCAGGAACCTTGATCGCTTACAGAGGACTTATTATCAGGGGGGCGTTCTTGCGGGTGAGGATGA AGGTCCCATCACTCTGCCCAAAGGAAATGCGCTGGGTCTTCCCTTCCAGAAAGAGTCCCTGCTGGGCATGGTGTCAAATCCCACCGAGGTGTTCTGCTCCGTCCCGGGCCGCCTCTCCCTGCTGAGCTCCACTTCCAAGTACAAGGTCACCGTGGCCGAGGTCCAGAGACGCCTGTCACCCCCCGAGTGTCTCAACGCATCGCTGCTGGGAGGCGTTTTACGCAG AGCCAAGTCAAAAAATGGCGGGCGTTCCCTGAGAGAAAAGCTGGATAAAATTGGGCTGAACCTGCCGGCAGGAAGGAGGAAGGCCGCCAACGTCACCCTGCTTACCTCACTCGTAGAAG GTGAAGCTGTTCATTTAGCGAGAGACTTCGGTTACGTGTGTGAGACGGAGTTCCCTGCGAAGGCGATCGCTGAATACCTCGGCCGGCCGCACGTAGAACGCAACGAGGTCAACTCTCGGAAGAACATGCTCCTCGCTGCCAA GCAAATCTGCAAGGAGTTCACCGACCTGCTCACTCAGGATCGATCGCCTCTGGGGAACTCTCGGCCGGCTCCCATCATGGAGCAGGGAATCCAAGGCTGCCTGACCCACTTCAGCCTCATCACTCACGGCTTCGGCTCTCCGGCCATCTGCGCCGCCATGACCTCGCTGCAGAACTACCTGAACGAGGCGCTCAAACAAGTGGACAAGATGTACCTGAGCTCAGGCAACGACACCCAGGGATCCTCAGACAGTGGAAGCAAATCTGCCGACAAAATGGACAAGCACAGGAAATGA
- the LOC133000517 gene encoding phospholipase A and acyltransferase 4-like isoform X1: MAQTCNAKPGDLIAITHLLYKHWVVYIGGDEVVHFGKGGGGSSGSFGSSCSSGRGIVKREKFTKVDGYPDGHVNNLLDEKYVARDPSIIVKEACAMVGPLPKYDVAGYNCEHFATEMRYGKAESRQVRNATIVATAGYTAGTLAAAAGTGAALAVGAPVIVAGCVVGGVVALCGAAMGFDDLLS, from the exons ATGGCACAAACG tgtaATGCAAAACCAGGAGACCTGATCGCGATAACCCATTTGCTCTATAAGCACTGGGTTGTCTACATTGGAGGGGATGAAGTGGTTCATTTCGGTAAAGGTG gtgGTGGCTCATCTGGCTCATTTGGCTCATCTTGCTCATCTGGCCGCGGAATAGTGAAGCGTGAGAAGTTCACCAAAGTGGACGGCTATCCCGATGGCCATGTCAACAATCTGCTGGATGAAAAGTACGTTGCTCGTGACCCTTCCATCATAGTGAAGGAGGCCTGTGCGATGGTGGGCCCACTGCCAAAGTACGACGTTGCCGGTTACAACTGTGAGCACTTTGCTACCGAGATGCGATACGGCAAGGCAGAGTCTCGACAG GTGAGAAATGCCACTATTGTTGCCACCGCCGGCTACACCGCAGGCACCCTAGCCGCCGCAGCCGGCACAGGCGCCGCACTCGCCGTCGGAGCCCCCGTTATTGTTGCAGGATGCGTAGTAGGTGGGGTAGTGGCTCTCTGTGGTGCTGCGATGGGCTTTGATGATTTGTTGTCttaa